A segment of the Spiroplasma helicoides genome:
AGTTGACATAATTGCAAATACAAAAGAAATTGCAAGTTTCACAAGTGAAGAGTTACTTGAATTACAACAAAATTTACAATTAACCTCATTTAGAAAAGAAGTTAGAAAAGCAGTTCAAGAAGTTGCAGAGAGAGTTGAAATTCAAAGTCAATTATTTAAAAAACCTGCAGAGCTATCTGGAGGACAACAACAACGTGTTGCTATTGCAAGAAGTATTGTTAAAAAACCTAAAATACTTTTACTGGATGAACCATTAAGTAACTTGGATGCGAAATTAAGAGTTTCAACAAGAGAATGAATAAAACGTTTTCAAATGGAAACAGGAATAACAACAGTATTTGTTACTCATGACCAAGAAGAAGCTTTAAGTATTTCAGACAAAATTTATGTCATGTCAAAAGGTTTGTTACAACAAGGTGATATTCCTGTAAATATTTATGAAAAACCAGCTAATTTATTTGTTGCAAATTTTATTGGAACTCCAACAATGAATTTTATGGAAAATAAAATTAACGATAAAGGTGAAATATTTATTAACGGTCAAAAACTTAATAAAATATCTTCATTAAAAAATAGAGATGTAATAATTGGTATAAGACCAGAACATATCAGAGTGTCACAAGACACTTCTAAAAATGAATATTTAAACGATCAAGAATATGAAGCAGAGATAATTACATATGAACTATTAGGTAAAACTAATTACATTAAATTAAAGTTTGGTAAAGAAGAAATTGGTGTAGTATTTGACTCTAGAATATTATCAAAACTAGATTATAAACAAAAAATTAAGTTTAGTTTTTTAAAAAATCATCTTTATGTATTTTCAAAAGATGGTGAACGAGAATTGTTAGAGGTAATTTAGTATGGCATTGAATGTACAAGAACTATTTGAAACCAAGAATCCAGTTTCAGTTACTGAAACTAAAAAGAAAAAGTTTTTTTTAAGAAAAAAGAGCTCAAGTAAAAACATGGAGTCGAAGAAAACGGATTTTCTTTATCAATTGATTTGAATTACACCTGCATTAGTATTTCTAGTTGTGTTTTCTTACTATTCTATATTTATAGTTTTTAGAAATGGATTTAATGGAGCTAGACGTCCCCTACTTGATTTTCAAGGAACAGTTGCAAACTTTGATAACATTTTTAAAGATCCAAACTTTATAATTTCATTAAGAAATTCATTGTTATATTCTGTAGTTGTTATTCCAACAACTTTATTAATAACTTTAACAACAGCAAAAGTTTTATCAAATGTTTTAAACAAAAGAATGTTTTCTTTTCTACAATCATTATTCTTTTTACCCTATGTTACATCAGCAATGGCAATATCAATGTCATTTGCATATATTTTTCTTCCAGAAAAATATGGATTAGCAAATACAATATTAAATAGTTTGGGATTAGGAACAGTTGATTGAACTTCGAAAAAAAATGGTATTTTTTTAGTAATGATTTTTGGAATATGAAGAACAATGCCATTTCAAATAATAATGTTTACAGCTACTTTTTTAAGAATTGATCCTCGTTATTACCAAGCAGCAAGTGTTGATGGTATGCCAAAATGAAAACAATTTTGAAAAGTTTCAATACCTAGAGCAGTACCAATGATTGTTTATATGATAACAACTGGGATTATTGGATCATTTAAAGTTTTCCCACTAGGTTTGTTTGGAAGCTATGAAGCTTCTGTTGCAGCTAATGCACAAACTGTTGTATTCTACATTTTCAGTAAGGTTAATCCTTCCAGTGCTCAACAATCTTATGGTAAGGGCGGAGCTGCATCAATTGTGTTGATGGCTATAATTTTAGTAATAACAATTATAAATAGGCAAATATCAAAAGTTCTAACTAAAAAATATAAATAGGAGGAAGTTTATGAAAAAAATTATTACGCAAAGTAATTTTAAAATTATTTCCAGTACCTATAAAAATAAAATAGAAGAATTAAAAAGAACTAATGATATTGATGCTAAAAAGAAAATTGAAGATGAAAAAATTAATTACTGAAATAAAGTTGTTGCTCTTGAAAAAGAAACAAACTTTGCTAATTTTAAAGAAATTAATACATATCGAAAAATCAAAATTAAGTACACAAATAAAAATTTTGAAATAAACAAAGACAATAAATTACTTAAATTTGAGCAGAAATTTAACAAGACTCAACAAATAGATAAAATTAATAACGAAGCAAGTGTTCTTACACAAAAAGTTATATTTAACTCGTTTAAAATATTCATAATAAATATATATTTTAAAATTATCAATTTGTTTTATAAAAAGAAAAACAAAATTGTAAATTATAAATACAATAAACTTTTAGAAAAACAAATTTTATTTACAAATACGATGGCTGGTGAAACTTTTTGAAAGAAATTCACTAGAAAATCCATACAAGGGACATTCTTGTTTTTCATGGCTGTCATAATAATATTCCCCTTTTATTGGATGATACTAACGTCAGTTAGAGGTTTAGATGAATTTGATCCATTATCTCCAACTAGTTTTTTTCCAAACTCATTAACATGAGATGCTTATGAAAAACTTTTTGAATATGTTGGGGGAAGTTCATCTATGTTCAAAGTAACTATGCAAAGATTTTTTATAAATTCAATTTTAATTAGCTTTGCAACAACAATACTACAACTATTAGTTTCGGTTGTAGCAGGTTTTGGACTTGCAAACTGAAAAACAAAACCTCAAGGAGTTATACTTATTGTAATGTTTGCAACTGTTATGGTTCCTGGAGAAGCTATGATAATTGGTCAGTACATTTACATAGTTCAACTAGGATTAAAAAATACTTTTTGATCATTAGTTGTTCCATTTATCTCAAATGTATTTTCTATTTATCTTATGGCAAATGCTTTTTCAAATGTAGGAAGAAGTGTTAAGTCTGCTGCAAAAGTAGATGGCTTATCAACATTTAAATACTTTTGAAAAGTTGCCTTACCATCAGTTAGATCAACAATAGTTACATCATTTATAATATCTTTAATATCATCATGAAATGCTGTTTTATGACCAACTATGGTTTTAGGTTCAAACTCAGAATGAGTTACATTACCAATGTTATTATGAAACTTAATGTCGGTCCAAGGGGGTATTCCTGGAGATCTTTTAGAAAATTATGCAAGAGATCCCCAAAACTTAAAAATGGCTGGAGCAGTTGCTTCTATACTACCAATGATAATTATATTTGTATTTGCAAATAAACTAATTATTAAAGGGATATCTAGAGATAGAGGAGATAAAGGATAATATATGAAAAAAATACTTTCAATACTTAGTGGTATTAGTTTAACTTTGACTTCTTGTTCAAGTTTAGTTTCATGTAAGTCTAATAATGAAACATATTCAAATAATCAAATAGATGAGAATAAAATTTCTTACTATACACTTTCAATCGGTAATGGACTTTTCTCATATATGCAAATTGGTTCAAAAGCAATAATTTTTGATGCTGGTATTGGATTGGATCCAGATGCTAGCTGAACTGGAGATTTACATAAAGGTAATGAGTTTGCAACTAACTTTTTAAAGTGAACTGGTGTAGAATCTATAGAAGCTATTTTTTTAAGTCATAATCACAGTGACCATTATGGTAACTTAGATGCAATTACTAAAAACTTTAATGTAGCAAATATTGTTTTACCATATCACGGAAATAGTATAAAAAGCAGATTTGTATCAAGTAAATCAAATTCTAGTGTTGACAATGAAAAAATATATGTTAACTCTAATACAAAACTAACAAATTTTTCAGAGAAGTATAATTTTTTAAATATAGATTTTTATAACTGAAGTTACTCAGAACAAAAGTATATGAAAACTTTAGCTTTTAAAGATGAAAATAATGCGTCAACAATTTTATACTTTAAAGTTAACAATAAATCCTTTTTATTACCAGGTGATGCCGAACAAGGTCTAGGTGATAGATTGGTTAAAAATGGTAACTTACAATTTGAAAATGTGGATGTTTATCAAGTTGCCCATCATGGAAGTAAAAACTCTTTAGGTCAAAATTTTGTTGATAAAGTAAAACCAAATATTTGTTATGTATCTGGAACCAATGGTGATAGTGCTGATTATAAAGAGTGAGGTGGAGATCATATCTTCCCAACTTCACAGGCAACTACAAATACTTCATCATGCAAAGAAAGATATTTAACCGGAAAAGTATTGAGTGATACTAATAGTGATAAACAAGATGGTGACATAAATGTAAATGCAGAGTGAGCAAAAGAAAGTGATTACTTATATCAAAATGCTTCATATGAGTTTAGATTTTTAAAAGATGGAAATATTTCAAAATATTACTTTG
Coding sequences within it:
- a CDS encoding carbohydrate ABC transporter permease — protein: MALNVQELFETKNPVSVTETKKKKFFLRKKSSSKNMESKKTDFLYQLIWITPALVFLVVFSYYSIFIVFRNGFNGARRPLLDFQGTVANFDNIFKDPNFIISLRNSLLYSVVVIPTTLLITLTTAKVLSNVLNKRMFSFLQSLFFLPYVTSAMAISMSFAYIFLPEKYGLANTILNSLGLGTVDWTSKKNGIFLVMIFGIWRTMPFQIIMFTATFLRIDPRYYQAASVDGMPKWKQFWKVSIPRAVPMIVYMITTGIIGSFKVFPLGLFGSYEASVAANAQTVVFYIFSKVNPSSAQQSYGKGGAASIVLMAIILVITIINRQISKVLTKKYK
- a CDS encoding carbohydrate ABC transporter permease is translated as MKKIITQSNFKIISSTYKNKIEELKRTNDIDAKKKIEDEKINYWNKVVALEKETNFANFKEINTYRKIKIKYTNKNFEINKDNKLLKFEQKFNKTQQIDKINNEASVLTQKVIFNSFKIFIINIYFKIINLFYKKKNKIVNYKYNKLLEKQILFTNTMAGETFWKKFTRKSIQGTFLFFMAVIIIFPFYWMILTSVRGLDEFDPLSPTSFFPNSLTWDAYEKLFEYVGGSSSMFKVTMQRFFINSILISFATTILQLLVSVVAGFGLANWKTKPQGVILIVMFATVMVPGEAMIIGQYIYIVQLGLKNTFWSLVVPFISNVFSIYLMANAFSNVGRSVKSAAKVDGLSTFKYFWKVALPSVRSTIVTSFIISLISSWNAVLWPTMVLGSNSEWVTLPMLLWNLMSVQGGIPGDLLENYARDPQNLKMAGAVASILPMIIIFVFANKLIIKGISRDRGDKG
- a CDS encoding MBL fold metallo-hydrolase, which produces MKKILSILSGISLTLTSCSSLVSCKSNNETYSNNQIDENKISYYTLSIGNGLFSYMQIGSKAIIFDAGIGLDPDASWTGDLHKGNEFATNFLKWTGVESIEAIFLSHNHSDHYGNLDAITKNFNVANIVLPYHGNSIKSRFVSSKSNSSVDNEKIYVNSNTKLTNFSEKYNFLNIDFYNWSYSEQKYMKTLAFKDENNASTILYFKVNNKSFLLPGDAEQGLGDRLVKNGNLQFENVDVYQVAHHGSKNSLGQNFVDKVKPNICYVSGTNGDSADYKEWGGDHIFPTSQATTNTSSCKERYLTGKVLSDTNSDKQDGDINVNAEWAKESDYLYQNASYEFRFLKDGNISKYYFENTVANESFLKNTEVQKPNYEEYLQNHKLV